From one Leifsonia soli genomic stretch:
- a CDS encoding SDR family NAD(P)-dependent oxidoreductase has translation MARTVRGARVLITGAASGMGRLYAERAVLEGARAVVLWDRDEAALAELTHRLRREVLAGRTAAAWGAPLRSPSSAAGRAATSVLPYVVDLAELGAIAQTAQAVRKEIGGVDVLINNAGIVRGKYFWEHDNGDDTRPTMQVNALAPMYVTREFLPGMQRSPREARIVNIASAAGTIANPRMSVYAASKWAVIGWSDSVRLELQQQGFGHVKVTTVAPSYIDTGMFEGARGPLLTPVMRPEYVVDRVWRAMLAGRPMLMLPWTVGLARTLRGVLPTRAWDVVAGRVFGVYDSMEGFTGRQ, from the coding sequence ATGGCGAGAACGGTTCGCGGTGCGCGCGTGCTCATCACCGGGGCGGCCTCCGGCATGGGGCGGCTGTACGCCGAGCGCGCCGTGCTCGAGGGCGCGCGAGCGGTCGTGCTCTGGGACCGGGACGAAGCGGCGCTCGCCGAGTTGACCCATCGACTGCGCCGCGAGGTGCTCGCCGGACGCACCGCGGCGGCCTGGGGCGCGCCCCTGCGCTCGCCGAGTTCCGCGGCCGGACGAGCGGCGACGAGCGTGCTGCCGTACGTCGTCGACCTCGCCGAGCTCGGCGCGATCGCGCAGACCGCGCAGGCGGTCCGCAAGGAGATCGGCGGCGTCGACGTGCTCATCAACAACGCGGGCATCGTCCGGGGCAAGTACTTCTGGGAGCATGACAACGGCGACGACACCCGTCCCACGATGCAGGTCAACGCTCTCGCCCCGATGTACGTCACGCGCGAGTTCCTGCCCGGGATGCAGCGCAGCCCCCGCGAGGCCCGCATCGTCAACATCGCCTCCGCGGCCGGGACGATCGCGAACCCGCGGATGAGCGTCTACGCCGCCAGCAAGTGGGCGGTGATCGGCTGGAGCGACAGCGTCCGCCTCGAACTGCAGCAGCAGGGCTTCGGCCACGTGAAGGTGACGACGGTCGCCCCGAGCTACATCGACACCGGGATGTTCGAGGGCGCCCGCGGGCCGCTCCTGACCCCGGTGATGCGCCCCGAGTACGTGGTCGACCGGGTCTGGCGCGCGATGCTCGCCGGACGTCCGATGCTGATGCTGCCGTGGACGGTCGGGCTGGCCCGGACGCTCCGCGGTGTCCTCCCGACGCGCGCCTGGGACGTCGTCGCGGGCCGCGTTTTCGGCGTGTACGACTCGATGGAGGGGTTCACCGGGCGGCAATAG
- a CDS encoding DUF6421 family protein: MSQFVQHFTADAIVGEPEVVEDARPVREVANDPAWLRLKDAAVALQALQVKDGSVEQVSDRPAAAEHVRTIVDSIAALAPAFPHDASYLAALQRDFTRWADEGFGVPDFLDALNEFQPQQHRVDGLGHLVAFPMYTQNGSADRHVEALLVEVIWPEFVAELEAGDYGNKLFVALRFVDFTPGYDTNSAVLFPETVAMREIPAFTWGAIFQDREAARYRRVVRAAAEITKLELPDDAAAMLDDQHLTEETFVMWDIIHDRSHMRGDLPFDPFMIKQRMPFFLYSLEELRCDLTAFRESVKLERELSALPDAELSEAQRAIRDHAHLVQYAVIFDRIFRFAITGSRVRNYDGLGGQLLFAWMHQHDVLHWTDTQLTIDWENVPDVVVALSDRINDLYWRSIDRPKVAHWLAAYEMLTETLTPHPASNWARGLPDEVLAGPPKGYTDQVLDDEFPLSMFYEALNKKMAAVIESTAGITGTTDAA, translated from the coding sequence ATGTCTCAATTCGTCCAGCACTTCACCGCAGACGCCATTGTCGGGGAGCCCGAGGTCGTCGAGGACGCCCGCCCGGTCCGCGAGGTCGCGAACGACCCCGCCTGGCTGCGCCTCAAGGACGCCGCCGTCGCACTGCAGGCGCTTCAGGTGAAGGACGGCTCGGTCGAGCAGGTGTCCGACCGCCCGGCCGCCGCAGAGCACGTCCGCACCATCGTCGACTCGATCGCCGCACTCGCACCGGCGTTCCCGCACGACGCGTCCTACCTGGCCGCACTGCAGCGCGACTTCACGCGCTGGGCGGACGAAGGCTTCGGTGTGCCCGACTTCCTCGACGCGCTCAACGAGTTCCAGCCGCAGCAGCACCGCGTGGATGGACTGGGTCACCTGGTCGCGTTCCCGATGTACACGCAGAACGGCAGCGCCGACCGTCACGTCGAGGCGCTGCTGGTCGAGGTGATCTGGCCGGAGTTCGTGGCGGAGCTGGAGGCGGGCGACTACGGCAACAAGCTGTTCGTCGCCCTGCGCTTCGTCGACTTCACGCCGGGCTACGACACCAACTCGGCCGTGCTCTTCCCCGAGACCGTCGCCATGCGCGAGATCCCGGCCTTCACCTGGGGCGCGATCTTCCAGGACCGCGAGGCCGCACGGTACCGCCGGGTCGTGCGCGCGGCCGCGGAGATCACGAAGCTGGAGCTCCCGGACGACGCGGCCGCGATGCTGGACGACCAGCACCTCACGGAGGAGACCTTCGTGATGTGGGACATCATCCACGACCGCAGCCACATGCGCGGCGACCTGCCGTTCGACCCCTTCATGATCAAGCAGCGGATGCCGTTCTTCCTCTACTCGCTGGAGGAGCTGCGCTGCGACCTGACCGCGTTCCGCGAGTCGGTGAAGCTGGAGCGCGAGCTCAGCGCCCTGCCCGACGCCGAGCTCTCGGAGGCGCAGCGCGCCATCCGCGACCACGCGCACCTCGTGCAGTACGCCGTGATCTTCGACCGCATCTTCCGGTTCGCGATCACCGGCAGCCGCGTCCGCAACTACGACGGACTCGGCGGCCAGCTGCTGTTCGCATGGATGCACCAGCACGACGTCCTGCACTGGACGGACACCCAGCTCACCATCGACTGGGAGAACGTGCCGGACGTGGTCGTCGCCCTGAGCGACCGGATCAACGATCTGTACTGGCGTTCGATCGACCGCCCGAAGGTGGCGCACTGGCTGGCCGCCTACGAGATGCTCACCGAGACGCTCACCCCGCATCCCGCCTCCAACTGGGCGCGTGGACTGCCGGACGAGGTGCTGGCCGGGCCGCCGAAGGGCTACACCGACCAGGTGCTGGACGACGAGTT